Proteins encoded within one genomic window of Parolsenella massiliensis:
- a CDS encoding type I restriction endonuclease subunit R: MNITEYSSALSYNEDSFEQGIIDYLCSEQGYEYLYGPEVARSSDAFDDAFLPDVLPSALESINPNLGRRAIETAITQLKEIEGGSLVAKNRAFMDLLQNGVEVRWFDGKEDRTDLVRLVDFDRPERNAFHVVNQWTFIEQGTNKRPDVIVFVNGLPLVLFELKSPARAEADDADAYQQIQNYKKQIPSLFLYNAFCVISDMLHTKVGTITSNESRFVEWKSADGSYEATQFADWKTPLAGMFPKARLVDIVKNFMLYSDDAKILAGYHQFFAVNKALESVQEAIGGNGKGGVFWHTQGSGKSLSMVFLAHLLEERLNSPTIVVITDRNDLDSQLFAQFSRCSDFLRQTPVQAQSRADLSRRIASRRANGIIFTTMQKFEEEESALSDRENVVVMVDEAHRGQYGFEERFDRDGTKHTGTALLIRRALPHATFIGFTGTPISVEDRSTREVFGDYIDVYDMTQAVEDNATRPVFYESRVVALKLDQGILAKVDSEYEELTEQANAETIDASKRSFANLDAVLGAPEVIDALCQDIVKHYETNRAHELTGKAMIVAYSRPAAMAIYQRMCELRPSWKEEGKLGVVMTMGNQDPEWWFDVVGNKAHVKEMAKRFKDDNDSLKIVIVVDMWLTGFDVPSLATMYVYKPMKGYNLMQAIARVNRVYKDKEGGLVVDYVGIANALKRAMKDYTKRDQKKYGDMDIGKTAYPKFLEKLAVCRDKMFGFDYAEFMSTDSAARRSELITGGVNHVLAPGDEDTARDFVEQAGIMLKAYGLAKSRATDAQRIEAGYFQVVRELILQLTEQGGGHGASEGKKLTLKQVNKRITALLEQNIVHTDGVIDLFKVEDETVSVFDPKFIASLSHMKERNLAYELLKKLIDDQIKGYRKKSVTQAKKYSELMRGMVNGYLNGQLTNAEVFEEMLKMAREMLSENQRAKDLGLTDEEFAFYGALTQPQAVADYYRGRNDELVAITQELAAKMREMRTVDWQKKQSARAAMRVAIKRLLKHHKYPPEGMEYALSTVMEQCELWADNAA, encoded by the coding sequence ATGAACATTACGGAGTACAGCTCAGCCCTCTCATATAACGAGGATTCATTCGAACAGGGCATCATTGATTACCTATGCTCCGAACAGGGATACGAGTATCTTTACGGGCCTGAAGTTGCGCGGTCGAGCGATGCATTTGATGATGCCTTTTTGCCCGATGTCCTTCCTTCTGCCTTGGAATCAATCAATCCAAATCTCGGTCGTAGGGCCATTGAAACAGCGATTACTCAGCTCAAAGAAATCGAGGGTGGCTCCCTTGTTGCAAAGAACAGAGCTTTTATGGACCTGCTCCAGAACGGAGTTGAGGTTCGTTGGTTTGATGGCAAAGAAGACAGGACCGATTTGGTGCGTCTTGTTGACTTTGACCGACCGGAGCGAAACGCGTTTCATGTTGTGAACCAGTGGACGTTCATAGAGCAAGGGACCAATAAACGCCCGGATGTTATCGTTTTCGTTAACGGCTTGCCGCTCGTTTTGTTTGAGCTTAAATCTCCTGCTCGCGCTGAAGCGGACGACGCCGACGCTTATCAGCAAATTCAAAACTACAAGAAGCAGATACCATCACTGTTTTTATATAACGCCTTTTGCGTCATTAGTGACATGCTGCACACAAAAGTCGGCACCATCACATCCAACGAATCTCGCTTCGTTGAATGGAAGAGCGCCGACGGCAGCTACGAGGCAACCCAATTCGCCGATTGGAAGACGCCCCTTGCCGGCATGTTTCCAAAGGCTCGCCTCGTAGACATTGTTAAGAACTTCATGCTGTATTCCGATGACGCAAAGATTCTCGCAGGCTATCATCAGTTCTTTGCTGTCAATAAGGCTCTTGAGAGCGTCCAAGAGGCTATTGGAGGCAATGGAAAAGGCGGTGTGTTCTGGCATACGCAAGGTTCTGGCAAGTCTCTCTCAATGGTGTTTTTGGCTCACCTCCTAGAGGAGAGACTGAATAGCCCAACCATTGTGGTTATTACCGACCGCAACGATCTTGACTCCCAGCTGTTCGCTCAATTTTCCAGGTGCTCGGATTTTCTTCGTCAAACGCCGGTTCAAGCCCAGAGTCGTGCTGATCTTTCGAGGCGGATTGCCAGTCGTCGAGCTAACGGAATCATCTTCACCACAATGCAGAAGTTTGAGGAGGAGGAATCCGCCCTTTCTGACCGCGAGAACGTTGTGGTGATGGTCGACGAAGCGCATCGTGGCCAGTATGGTTTTGAAGAGAGATTTGACCGCGATGGAACAAAACACACGGGAACGGCGCTGCTAATCCGTCGAGCCCTCCCGCACGCCACATTTATCGGCTTTACCGGAACGCCCATTTCGGTGGAGGATCGTTCGACGCGCGAGGTGTTTGGCGACTACATTGACGTCTATGACATGACTCAGGCGGTTGAGGACAATGCCACGCGTCCCGTGTTCTATGAGAGTCGTGTTGTTGCTCTCAAGCTTGACCAGGGCATTCTTGCCAAGGTAGATAGCGAATACGAGGAGCTAACCGAACAGGCGAACGCCGAGACCATCGATGCTAGCAAGCGGAGCTTTGCCAATCTTGATGCCGTGCTTGGTGCTCCCGAAGTTATTGATGCCCTTTGCCAGGACATCGTCAAGCATTACGAGACTAATCGAGCCCACGAGCTAACTGGCAAGGCGATGATCGTCGCGTACTCGCGCCCTGCGGCAATGGCAATCTATCAGCGTATGTGCGAGCTTCGGCCTTCATGGAAGGAAGAAGGCAAGCTAGGCGTTGTCATGACCATGGGCAACCAGGACCCCGAGTGGTGGTTTGATGTCGTTGGAAACAAAGCCCACGTCAAAGAGATGGCCAAACGTTTCAAGGACGATAACGATTCTCTAAAAATCGTCATCGTCGTGGATATGTGGCTTACGGGTTTTGATGTCCCCAGTCTTGCAACGATGTATGTCTATAAGCCCATGAAGGGCTACAACTTGATGCAGGCAATCGCCCGTGTCAACCGTGTCTATAAGGACAAGGAAGGCGGACTGGTCGTTGACTATGTGGGCATCGCAAATGCGTTAAAACGTGCGATGAAGGACTACACCAAGCGCGACCAGAAAAAGTACGGGGACATGGATATTGGCAAGACGGCTTATCCCAAGTTCCTGGAAAAGCTTGCGGTTTGTCGCGACAAAATGTTTGGTTTCGACTATGCGGAGTTCATGTCTACTGATTCTGCCGCACGTAGGAGCGAGCTCATTACGGGTGGTGTCAATCATGTGCTGGCACCTGGCGATGAAGATACGGCGCGTGACTTTGTAGAGCAAGCGGGAATCATGCTCAAGGCATATGGTCTGGCGAAGAGCCGTGCAACCGACGCACAGAGAATTGAAGCCGGCTACTTCCAGGTTGTTCGTGAGCTCATTTTGCAGCTTACGGAGCAAGGGGGAGGCCATGGCGCCAGCGAAGGTAAGAAGTTGACGCTCAAACAGGTTAACAAACGCATCACTGCTTTGCTCGAACAGAATATCGTCCATACCGATGGAGTCATTGACCTGTTCAAAGTTGAGGACGAGACCGTTTCTGTCTTTGATCCCAAGTTTATTGCAAGCCTATCGCATATGAAGGAGCGTAACTTGGCATATGAGCTTCTCAAAAAGCTCATTGACGACCAAATCAAGGGGTATCGAAAGAAGAGCGTAACTCAGGCTAAAAAGTATTCGGAACTCATGCGGGGCATGGTGAATGGCTACCTGAATGGGCAACTTACAAACGCTGAGGTGTTTGAGGAAATGCTCAAGATGGCTAGAGAGATGCTCTCTGAGAATCAGCGGGCTAAGGATCTTGGCCTAACTGATGAGGAGTTCGCGTTTTATGGCGCATTGACTCAGCCGCAAGCTGTTGCTGACTATTATCGCGGGAGAAATGACGAACTCGTGGCTATTACTCAGGAGCTAGCCGCAAAGATGCGTGAAATGAGGACGGTAGACTGGCAAAAGAAACAGAGTGCCCGTGCTGCTATGCGCGTGGCAATCAAGCGCTTGTTGAAACATCATAAGTATCCGCCCGAGGGCATGGAGTATGCCCTGTCTACCGTGATGGAACAGTGTGAGCTCTGGGCGGATAATGCTGCCTAA
- a CDS encoding DivIVA domain-containing protein — protein MAITPAEIDQLCFSPSKKGYDTDEVDAFLERCSSEVDAMLQKIADLKGRLTASEQQLAAAQAQIAQLQSQQPAEAAAPVAAPAGLTASESQISKVLIVAQQSADKIVAEARDNAEKIRNDADQKAREVIRQALAEKQSELDEMDRLKESREQFRDQYKALLQHFMDDADNAFSGQLSTNLPTGSAAAAQAAAPAAAPAPAYDADATQLAQPSQLPMSGVDVDDLD, from the coding sequence ATGGCAATCACACCCGCAGAAATCGACCAGCTCTGCTTCTCTCCCTCCAAGAAGGGCTATGACACCGACGAGGTCGATGCCTTCCTCGAGCGCTGCTCGAGCGAGGTCGACGCCATGCTCCAGAAGATTGCAGACCTCAAGGGTCGCCTGACGGCCTCCGAGCAGCAGCTTGCCGCCGCCCAGGCCCAGATCGCCCAGCTCCAGAGCCAGCAGCCCGCCGAGGCTGCCGCGCCCGTCGCCGCCCCGGCCGGTCTCACTGCCTCTGAGAGCCAGATCTCCAAGGTCCTCATCGTTGCCCAGCAGAGCGCCGATAAGATCGTCGCCGAGGCCCGTGACAACGCCGAGAAGATCCGCAACGACGCAGACCAGAAGGCCCGCGAGGTCATCCGCCAGGCCCTGGCCGAGAAGCAGAGCGAGCTCGACGAGATGGATCGTCTCAAGGAGTCCCGCGAGCAGTTCCGCGACCAGTACAAGGCCCTGCTCCAGCACTTCATGGACGACGCGGACAACGCCTTCTCCGGCCAGCTGTCCACGAACCTTCCGACCGGCTCCGCCGCTGCCGCCCAGGCCGCCGCGCCCGCAGCTGCTCCTGCGCCCGCCTATGACGCCGACGCCACGCAGCTTGCGCAGCCCTCTCAGCTGCCGATGTCCGGCGTTGACGTGGACGACCTCGACTAG
- a CDS encoding 3-deoxy-7-phosphoheptulonate synthase produces MSMNFKRRLPIPQEIREGMPLSAELTAKKVEFDAQVAAIIRGEDSRKLLVIGPCSADREDSVLDYTTRLAKLAEDVKDRLVIVPRVYTAKPRTKGTGYKGLLHNPDPDAAGDVLEGVKAIRHMHLAVAENTGFFTADEMLYPSNFQYLFDILSYVAVGARSVENQEHRLVASGVSVPVGMKNPTAGSTTVMLNSIYAAQAPQEFIYRNWEVETQGNPLAHAILRGYIGLDGRTYPNYHYEHLERLAERYTAENYANPAVIVDCNHDNSGKRPFEQFRICKEVLDSCRRNDQIRGLVKGFMVESYLEDGNQPVDGGVYGKSITDACIGWDKTEYLVRELAERA; encoded by the coding sequence ATGTCCATGAACTTCAAGCGTCGTCTGCCCATCCCGCAGGAGATTCGCGAGGGCATGCCGCTGTCGGCCGAGCTCACCGCCAAGAAGGTCGAGTTTGACGCGCAGGTCGCCGCCATCATCCGCGGCGAGGACTCTCGCAAGCTCCTCGTCATCGGCCCGTGCTCCGCAGACCGCGAGGACTCCGTGCTCGACTACACCACGCGCCTGGCCAAGCTCGCCGAGGACGTCAAGGACCGCCTCGTGATCGTCCCGCGCGTCTACACGGCAAAGCCGCGCACCAAGGGCACCGGCTACAAGGGTCTGCTCCACAACCCCGACCCCGATGCCGCCGGCGACGTGCTCGAGGGCGTCAAGGCCATTCGCCACATGCACCTCGCCGTGGCCGAGAACACCGGCTTCTTCACGGCCGACGAGATGCTCTATCCCTCGAACTTCCAGTACCTGTTCGACATCCTGTCCTACGTGGCCGTGGGCGCCCGCTCCGTGGAGAACCAGGAGCACCGCCTCGTGGCCTCGGGCGTTTCGGTTCCCGTGGGCATGAAGAATCCCACGGCCGGCTCCACCACGGTCATGCTCAACTCCATCTACGCCGCCCAGGCGCCCCAGGAGTTCATCTACCGCAACTGGGAGGTGGAGACGCAGGGCAACCCGCTGGCCCACGCGATCCTGCGTGGCTACATCGGCCTGGACGGGCGCACCTATCCCAACTACCACTACGAGCACCTCGAGCGCCTCGCCGAGCGCTACACGGCCGAGAACTACGCCAACCCCGCTGTCATCGTGGACTGCAACCACGACAACTCCGGCAAGCGCCCCTTCGAGCAGTTCCGCATCTGCAAGGAGGTGCTTGACTCCTGCCGCCGGAACGACCAGATCCGCGGCCTGGTGAAGGGCTTCATGGTGGAGTCCTACCTGGAGGACGGCAACCAGCCCGTGGACGGCGGCGTCTACGGCAAGTCCATCACGGACGCCTGCATTGGCTGGGACAAGACGGAGTACCTCGTTCGAGAGCTGGCCGAGCGCGCCTAG
- a CDS encoding type II toxin-antitoxin system Phd/YefM family antitoxin produces the protein MTVCASVKDLKNTAEFTRLVNEASEPVMVTTNGKVSFVAMSPEEYDALRAEGALSRLYQVLERAEEDVAAGNWTDARETAAALRERYGL, from the coding sequence ATGACGGTATGCGCGTCTGTTAAGGACCTCAAGAACACGGCCGAGTTCACCAGACTCGTGAACGAGGCCTCCGAGCCCGTGATGGTCACGACGAACGGGAAGGTCTCGTTCGTGGCGATGTCTCCCGAGGAATATGACGCACTCCGGGCCGAGGGAGCCCTGTCCAGGCTGTACCAGGTTCTTGAACGCGCCGAGGAGGACGTGGCTGCCGGCAACTGGACCGATGCGAGGGAGACGGCGGCGGCTCTGAGGGAGCGCTATGGCCTGTAG
- a CDS encoding copper homeostasis protein CutC — MGLVREFCAENMEHVPAAIAAGAARIELCDNLAKGGTSPSAGVVRAACAYGQEHGVDVVVMVRPRGGDFAYTADELAMMRDDIDVALDAGATGVVFGCERDGHLDTAATQVLLARVHERRDDAQVTFHMAFDKICAGEQLAVIDWLAEHGVTRILTHGGPDGTAIADNVGRLREYVARAAGRIGILPGAGITWENAEDIAQAVGVPEVHGTRIVRLAR; from the coding sequence ATGGGCCTTGTGAGGGAGTTCTGCGCCGAGAACATGGAGCACGTTCCGGCGGCGATTGCGGCGGGTGCGGCTCGCATCGAGCTGTGCGACAACCTTGCGAAGGGCGGCACGAGCCCCAGCGCGGGCGTCGTGCGTGCCGCGTGCGCCTATGGCCAAGAGCATGGCGTCGACGTTGTGGTCATGGTGCGGCCGCGCGGGGGAGACTTCGCCTACACGGCAGACGAGCTCGCCATGATGCGAGACGACATTGACGTGGCGCTCGACGCCGGCGCCACGGGTGTCGTCTTTGGCTGCGAGCGCGACGGGCATCTCGACACGGCCGCCACGCAGGTGCTGCTTGCGCGCGTCCACGAGCGCAGGGATGACGCCCAGGTGACGTTTCACATGGCGTTCGACAAGATTTGCGCAGGCGAGCAGCTTGCGGTCATCGACTGGCTGGCCGAGCATGGCGTGACGCGCATCCTCACGCACGGCGGGCCAGACGGCACGGCCATCGCCGACAACGTGGGGCGTCTGCGCGAATACGTGGCCCGCGCGGCTGGCCGCATCGGCATCCTGCCCGGCGCCGGCATCACGTGGGAGAACGCCGAGGACATCGCGCAGGCGGTGGGCGTCCCCGAGGTCCACGGCACGCGCATCGTCCGCCTCGCCCGGTGA
- a CDS encoding type II toxin-antitoxin system RelE/ParE family toxin — MARAYAELVERLVQHPLMYPLRSDKRLSERGCRRVVLSGTSYLVFCPVSGETVTIAHLFHQRSDCARLV; from the coding sequence ATGGCCAGGGCATACGCCGAGCTTGTAGAGCGACTTGTCCAACACCCGTTGATGTATCCGCTGCGCTCGGACAAGAGATTGTCTGAACGTGGCTGTCGGAGGGTCGTTCTCTCTGGGACGAGCTACCTGGTGTTTTGCCCGGTGTCGGGCGAGACGGTTACGATTGCCCATCTCTTTCATCAGCGAAGCGATTGCGCCAGGCTCGTCTGA
- a CDS encoding zinc ribbon domain-containing protein has translation MFCPKCGTQNPDGSKFCSGCGQPLAPASQSASQPASAPQPAPQPAAFATSRAAGPAAYSTAGAVRHTGIAVSPVWLSYALIAVLVVAGILLFQSWAEIPLAQISYATSGSAQAGAPSSIGFGVLGVSQLAGTIGSLGSLAGNFMSSSQASALSSVTQATVPLAIVTLLWAASLVLIAINVHELLVHKGAGEKLLIACGVVLVALCVAWMLFVGSVDSSILSAFGAASQFVTFHVFVATPFAWATLVLGVVCTVVPVLERLGIIR, from the coding sequence ATGTTCTGTCCCAAGTGCGGCACCCAAAACCCGGATGGCTCGAAGTTCTGCTCGGGATGTGGCCAGCCGCTCGCGCCTGCGTCGCAGTCCGCATCCCAGCCTGCGTCCGCACCCCAGCCCGCACCTCAGCCCGCGGCGTTTGCGACCTCCCGCGCGGCTGGTCCCGCTGCCTACTCGACTGCTGGCGCCGTGCGTCACACAGGCATTGCCGTGAGCCCCGTCTGGCTCTCCTACGCCCTCATCGCCGTTCTCGTGGTGGCGGGCATCCTGCTCTTCCAGTCCTGGGCCGAGATTCCGCTTGCCCAGATCTCCTATGCCACGAGCGGGTCTGCCCAGGCGGGCGCGCCGTCGTCCATCGGCTTTGGCGTGCTTGGCGTGAGCCAGCTCGCCGGCACCATCGGTTCGCTGGGGTCGCTGGCCGGCAACTTCATGAGCTCGTCTCAGGCGAGCGCCCTGTCCTCCGTGACCCAGGCCACCGTGCCGCTCGCCATCGTCACGCTGCTGTGGGCCGCCTCGCTCGTGCTCATCGCGATCAACGTCCACGAGCTTCTCGTGCACAAGGGTGCGGGCGAGAAGCTCCTCATCGCGTGCGGCGTCGTGCTCGTTGCGCTGTGCGTGGCCTGGATGCTGTTCGTGGGCTCGGTTGACAGCTCCATCCTGAGCGCCTTTGGCGCGGCCAGCCAGTTCGTGACCTTCCACGTGTTCGTGGCCACGCCTTTCGCGTGGGCCACGCTCGTGCTTGGCGTCGTGTGCACCGTCGTCCCCGTGCTGGAGCGCCTCGGCATCATCCGCTAG
- a CDS encoding HPr family phosphocarrier protein, translated as MVELTHTIKDSLGFHARSVMLVSNECARWKSGMTVSHGSREASADDPIALMGLEAHKGDTITVRIEGPDEQDASEFVAHLLRRL; from the coding sequence ATGGTCGAGCTAACCCATACCATCAAGGACTCCCTGGGATTCCATGCCCGCTCCGTGATGCTCGTCTCGAACGAGTGCGCCCGCTGGAAGAGCGGCATGACCGTGAGCCACGGCTCGCGTGAGGCCTCCGCGGACGACCCGATCGCCCTCATGGGGCTCGAGGCGCACAAGGGCGACACCATCACCGTGCGCATCGAGGGCCCAGACGAGCAGGACGCCTCCGAGTTCGTGGCGCACCTGCTGCGGAGGCTGTAG
- a CDS encoding HAD family hydrolase yields MAAAHNIVFDMGNVLMTFDGMYFSRVFTDNEEDAQTLFDALFGRPEWVLLDAGAIDHDTMLRVAEARTPERLLPNLRECFVRWPEHSQVIEGTNELGSRLKAAGWGVYVCSNANTRIHEQLDQAPVASFADGIVVSAEERLMKPDPAIFTLLCDRYELDPATCVFVDDNLDNCEGARIAGMHPFHFAGDVSALEDFIADETGTRA; encoded by the coding sequence ATGGCGGCCGCTCACAACATCGTGTTCGACATGGGAAACGTGCTCATGACGTTTGACGGGATGTACTTCTCGCGCGTGTTCACCGACAACGAGGAGGACGCCCAGACGCTGTTCGACGCGCTGTTCGGCCGTCCCGAGTGGGTGCTGCTCGACGCCGGCGCCATCGACCACGACACGATGCTGCGCGTGGCCGAGGCCCGCACGCCCGAGCGCCTGCTTCCCAACCTTCGCGAGTGCTTCGTCCGCTGGCCCGAGCACTCCCAGGTCATCGAGGGCACGAATGAGCTGGGCAGCCGCCTCAAGGCCGCCGGCTGGGGCGTCTACGTGTGCTCCAACGCCAACACGCGCATCCACGAGCAGCTCGACCAGGCACCTGTTGCGTCGTTCGCGGACGGCATCGTGGTCTCTGCCGAGGAGCGCCTCATGAAGCCCGACCCCGCGATCTTCACCCTCTTGTGCGACCGCTACGAGCTTGACCCCGCCACCTGCGTGTTCGTGGACGACAACCTCGACAACTGCGAGGGCGCACGCATCGCGGGCATGCACCCGTTCCACTTCGCCGGCGACGTGAGCGCCCTTGAGGACTTCATCGCAGACGAGACGGGCACGCGCGCCTAG
- a CDS encoding YggT family protein yields MEMYRIVNLISALVNFYEWLVIIWCFMSWFPLREGSLVYDIAVVIDRIVSPYMNIFRRFIPPLGGMDFSPIVGLFVLSFGERLLFRLLLGLA; encoded by the coding sequence ATGGAGATGTATCGGATCGTCAACCTCATCTCCGCGCTCGTCAACTTCTACGAGTGGCTCGTGATCATCTGGTGCTTCATGTCGTGGTTCCCGCTTCGCGAGGGCAGCCTCGTCTACGACATCGCCGTCGTCATCGATCGCATCGTGAGTCCCTACATGAACATCTTCCGCCGCTTCATCCCGCCGCTGGGTGGCATGGACTTCTCGCCGATCGTGGGCCTGTTCGTCCTGTCCTTTGGCGAACGCCTCCTCTTCAGGCTCCTGCTCGGCCTGGCCTAG
- a CDS encoding DUF47 domain-containing protein, whose product MARKADSFYFDNFNACAENNCRAARLLEQVMREYDPDGLQARIDEMHELEQAGDELRHELLDCVLTAFITPIEREGIVALSARLDDVTDCIEGVLHRLYYNNVRELMAGALEMVTLLVRACDEVRDTVAELPNFRKSKTMHDHIVAVNTVEGLADDVFVRIMRELHTSETDAVRLIATRETYMYLEYCVDACEHVGDEVMGIVMENS is encoded by the coding sequence ATGGCGAGAAAGGCAGACAGCTTCTACTTCGACAACTTCAATGCCTGCGCCGAGAACAACTGCCGCGCGGCGCGGCTGCTCGAGCAGGTGATGCGCGAGTACGACCCTGACGGGCTGCAGGCGCGCATCGACGAGATGCACGAGCTCGAACAGGCGGGCGACGAGCTGCGCCACGAGCTGCTGGACTGTGTGCTCACGGCCTTCATTACGCCCATCGAGCGCGAGGGGATCGTGGCGCTCTCCGCCCGGCTCGATGACGTCACCGACTGCATCGAGGGCGTGCTGCACCGGCTCTACTACAACAACGTGCGCGAGCTCATGGCGGGAGCGCTCGAGATGGTGACGTTGCTCGTGCGCGCGTGCGACGAGGTGCGCGACACCGTGGCCGAGCTGCCGAACTTCCGCAAGTCCAAGACGATGCACGACCACATCGTGGCCGTGAACACGGTGGAGGGCCTGGCCGACGACGTGTTCGTGCGCATCATGCGCGAGCTGCACACGAGCGAGACGGACGCCGTGCGCCTCATCGCCACGCGCGAGACCTACATGTACCTCGAGTATTGCGTCGACGCCTGCGAGCACGTGGGCGACGAGGTCATGGGCATCGTGATGGAGAACAGCTAG
- a CDS encoding YigZ family protein, producing MAKSRQTAPHGEAAPEASGAASYLTLRAGAVAQAEFVDRKSRFIAQLTHVESEDEANEFIAGVRARHYGARHNVPAWILADGRERQSDDGEPQRTSGMPTLECLRGAGLKNVCCVVTRYFGGTLLGPGGLVRAYTTATQRAIEAARETGAVVEKTLVVPVEVGVPYAMHDRVRDLADRSGAHVAGCDYAADVTLSLVFRAGEEAPFVAAMRELMAGQDVCLVGEPVFDEF from the coding sequence GTGGCCAAGTCCAGACAGACGGCTCCTCATGGCGAGGCGGCCCCCGAGGCATCGGGAGCCGCCTCGTATCTCACGCTGCGGGCCGGCGCGGTGGCGCAGGCCGAGTTCGTTGACCGCAAGAGCCGCTTCATCGCCCAGCTCACGCATGTGGAGAGCGAGGACGAGGCAAACGAGTTCATCGCCGGTGTGCGGGCGCGCCACTATGGCGCGCGCCACAACGTGCCCGCCTGGATCCTCGCGGACGGTCGCGAGCGCCAGAGCGACGACGGCGAGCCCCAGCGCACGAGCGGCATGCCCACGCTGGAGTGCCTTCGCGGGGCGGGCCTCAAGAACGTGTGCTGCGTGGTGACGCGCTACTTTGGCGGAACGCTGCTGGGCCCCGGCGGCCTTGTGCGCGCCTACACCACGGCCACGCAGCGTGCCATCGAGGCGGCTCGCGAGACGGGCGCCGTCGTGGAGAAGACGCTCGTGGTGCCCGTGGAGGTGGGCGTGCCCTATGCCATGCACGACCGCGTGCGAGACCTTGCGGATCGAAGCGGTGCCCATGTGGCAGGGTGTGACTACGCGGCAGACGTGACGCTGTCGCTCGTGTTCCGCGCGGGCGAGGAGGCACCGTTCGTGGCCGCCATGCGCGAACTCATGGCTGGCCAGGACGTGTGCCTGGTGGGCGAGCCGGTGTTTGACGAGTTCTAG
- a CDS encoding inorganic phosphate transporter, protein MDVSFAHFMAQVTSSPPLAITTLLTLAVIFVNGWTDAPNAIATCVTTRCMRPKPAILMSAALNFAGVLVMTRLNASVATTISNMVDFGTDTQAALIALAAALFSIVVYSVVASVFGIPTSESHSLIAGLTGAAIAIQGGMGGVNGDEWVKVIYGLVMSLVLGFAIGWVSCKLVTLAFAGADRRRADGFFRYAQIAAAAAMSFMHGAQDGQKFIGVLFLGVALCNGQPGVEGVVIPVWLMLLCSVTMGVGTSVGGEPIIKSVGMDMVKLEKYQGFAADLASSVCLLVMTELGIPVSTTHTKTSAIMGVGAVRRLSAINFGVVRDMMLTWVFTFPGCGLISFAMAKLFMFLF, encoded by the coding sequence GTGGACGTCTCGTTTGCGCACTTCATGGCCCAGGTCACGAGCAGCCCGCCGCTTGCGATCACGACGCTGCTCACGCTGGCCGTCATCTTCGTGAACGGCTGGACCGACGCGCCCAACGCCATCGCCACCTGCGTCACGACGCGCTGCATGCGCCCCAAGCCCGCGATTCTCATGAGCGCGGCGCTCAACTTCGCGGGCGTGCTCGTCATGACGCGCCTCAACGCCAGCGTGGCCACCACCATCTCCAACATGGTGGACTTTGGCACCGACACCCAGGCCGCGCTCATCGCGCTTGCCGCGGCGCTGTTCTCCATCGTGGTCTACAGCGTGGTGGCCTCGGTCTTTGGCATCCCCACGAGTGAGAGCCACAGCCTCATCGCGGGTCTCACCGGTGCTGCCATCGCCATCCAGGGAGGCATGGGCGGCGTGAACGGAGACGAGTGGGTCAAGGTCATATACGGCCTGGTCATGAGCCTGGTTCTGGGCTTTGCGATTGGGTGGGTCAGCTGCAAGCTCGTGACGCTCGCCTTTGCCGGCGCCGACCGCCGACGGGCCGACGGCTTCTTTCGCTACGCGCAGATAGCGGCCGCGGCGGCCATGAGCTTCATGCACGGCGCGCAGGATGGCCAGAAGTTCATTGGCGTGCTGTTCCTGGGCGTGGCGCTGTGCAACGGCCAGCCGGGCGTCGAGGGCGTGGTGATCCCCGTGTGGCTCATGCTGCTGTGCAGCGTCACGATGGGCGTGGGCACGAGCGTTGGCGGCGAGCCCATCATCAAGAGCGTGGGCATGGACATGGTGAAACTCGAGAAGTACCAGGGATTCGCGGCGGATCTCGCGAGTTCCGTGTGCCTGCTCGTGATGACCGAGCTGGGCATCCCCGTGTCCACGACGCACACCAAGACCAGCGCCATCATGGGCGTGGGCGCGGTGCGGCGTCTGTCGGCCATCAACTTTGGCGTGGTGCGAGACATGATGCTCACCTGGGTGTTCACGTTCCCAGGCTGCGGCCTCATCAGCTTTGCGATGGCGAAGCTGTTCATGTTCCTGTTCTAG